In a genomic window of Quercus lobata isolate SW786 chromosome 4, ValleyOak3.0 Primary Assembly, whole genome shotgun sequence:
- the LOC115985208 gene encoding uncharacterized protein LOC115985208: MTTQLRPHEFKVFMIYGELVIIGLPWENASSPFFLSRGDKPGVSLVVQHLTEENCSTWSRAILTSLDAKTKLGSIDGSILKPQSIDHPLYIAWCKCNSTVLAWLFNSVSKHLQPSIVYFKTTREVWLDLQYRYGQGNFPRILELRKEVSSLTQEDLSINAYYTKFKGLWDEFSKYRTCICGHHVEDCTMSFSMGLNETMLQSEVFSPLLQDEKQRKVGAGNKVLTETTAALAVLRPKFGGNAKNFNKSRIGRPQCTHCGAMGHVVDKCYKLHGYPPRYKFKNKNQSFVSNLVAVEDSSSEPVSLTRVEYQQLVGLLNSQCHFGTQALLEVSLDFTHQ, from the exons ATGACAACCCAGTTGAGGCCTCATGAATTCAAGGTTTTCATGATATATGGTGAATTGGTGATAATAGGACTG CCTTGGGAAAATGCATCTAGTCCTTTTTTCTTGTCTAGGGGAGATAAGCCTGGTGTTTCCCTTGTGGTTCAACATCTCACTGAGGAGAATTGCAGTACCTGGAGCAGAGCAATCCTTACATCATTGGATGCTAAGACTAAACTAGGGTCCATTGATGGCTCAATTCTTAAGCCTCAATCCATTGACCATCCTCTATACATAGCTTGGTGTAAATGTAACAGCACAGTATTAGCTTGGTTGTTCAATTCTGTTTCTAAGCATTTACAACCAAGCATAGTGTATTTCAAGACAACAAGGGAGGTTTGGCTTGATCTACAATATAGGTATGGACAAGGCAATTTTCCTCGAATTTTGGAATTAAGGAAGGAAGTTAGCTCTTTGACTCAAGAGGATTTGAGTATCAATGCATACTACACCAAGTTTAAGGGTCTTTGGGATGAATTTTCCAAATATAGAACTTGTATTTGTGGACACCATGTGGAGGATTGTACCATGTCATTCTCTATGGGGCTGAATGAGACTATGTTGCAATCAGAG GTTTTCTCTCCTTTGCTTCAAGATGAGAAGCAAAGAAAGGTTGGTGCTGGAAATAAGGTTTTGACTGAAACAACAGCTGCATTGGCAGTATTGAGACCCAAGTTTGGTGGTAATGCCAAGAATTTCAATAAGTCAAGGATTGGCAGACCTCAATGCACTCACTGTGGTGCCATGGGACATGTAGTTGATAAATGCTACAAGCTACATGGTTATCCTCCTAGGTACAAGTTCAAGAACAAGAATCAATCTTTTGTAAGTAATCTAGTTGCAGTTGAGGATAGTTCTAGTGAACCTGTCTCCCTCACTAGAGTTGAGTATCAACAACTAGTTGGTTTGCTGAATTCACAATGCCATTTTGGTACTCAAGCCCTACTAGAAGTAAGTTTGGACTTTACTCATcagtga